ACTGGCCTTAATTCAGCATTGGCATTGCGCATCAGGAGCAGGGAACACTATACACAATTCATTAGTCTAGCTAGCTAACTACTCTAAAGAAACAAGGAGTTTGGGGTTGTTAGATTTGTCACCCCAGGTAATACATCTAACACCCaggctttttaaaaaaatggtagGAGTACCCTTCGGAAGATAACATTCCGAAATATATTGGAAACATGATGTTCCGAAACATCATAAAAACATGATATTGACTGTTCTCCCGACTTACCTATGGAAGTTTATGTTCcgaaaaaatttggaactttAACTATCGAAAATAAACACAGAGGAACATTTTGGTATTTCTCCACTTTTAAGTGGGGTGTTAGATCTATTGCctggggtggcaaatctaacACCCGGAGTTTGGAACACAACAATGTAGTCTATATGGCTAGCTAGGAAtcacaataaatttttaatgctAATAAGATGAATGGAGATGAAATCATGGATTTAATAAGGCTTAGATCTTGGATTTGGTTTAAAGCAAAGGTTGATGGGTTTACATATGATATTCTCTCTCTAGTTGGTACCTAAACTTAAGCTGAGAACTTAAATGTGGGAGTTTTAGTTATAAAATGGCGGTTTGAACCGTCCTTGTTTAGTAATCCAAATCTTCCTTTTCTACGATTCGCTCATGCCAGTCACGAATCTAATCATGGATTTTGTTCTCGCAATGGTGAAAACCTTTCAGTGACAATCCAATCAGGTAAGAGATTTAGGGTTCTGCATCTCTTCTTTCTGCTAGTCATTTCAATTCTTGCACACTCTGTTTCTTCTTTCAATTGTTCATTTCTGAGTTAACCCTAGCTCAACACTGATCTATCTAGAACTCTTATTATCCTCTTTGGTTTTTCCGGGAATCTAGCTAGGGTTTAACCTTTGCTGCTTAATTTGATGCAGATAGCCTAGGTCCTTCATTGTTTGATAGCATCACTTGCTACTAAATGTCATTGGTGGACTTTTCACACTTtacttacttgaaattgcattAGTACCAGAGTTCCTAACAAATGCAATTACTTTGAAGGATGATGTCACATTGACACTACTATAGTATGGGAAAGGTTTATGAACTGGGTGGTCCTCAGGTCTTTACTGTGGATGAATAGGTATATAATCTGATACTATCTCCATATTGGTTGTTGTTTATAGTTCATTTCTTGTCAAAACAAGAGATACTAATTGGAAAATGAGGAGAAGAAATTAGTGAAATGATGTAAGGACCTTTATGTTAAATGCAGGCAGAGCATATGTAGATATTATTCGAGAATGGCCTTGATATGCAAAGGTGTGTTCAtcactttattttattattacttATGTTACTGTTATACTTTGGTTATTTATAGATAATATTTTGAGGGAACAATAGTAGACAAAAATATGCAGAAGGtctttttatgttttctttcccttttcttCATTGGACTTTTCCTACCAAAGTTCCATCCCTAACAATGATTTACAGTACCTGATAGTCCTGACCACCCTGAAGCAATTATTTAAGAGAAGTGGAAAAGAAAATTAAGCCCAGGAGTAAGCGAACCATAATTTTGCAACCTTTAAGCAACTATGTTGTATTTACAAGATATCTGCAGTTACCCATCTTATTTCCAAGAGGTGGTTGCTACTTGCTACCACCCTACAAACTTGTGTGGAAATGAAACAAGTTGTTCCTCAAGGATACAACTTAAGATTGTTATAGGTGTTCTTCTAACTGGGGTGACAGCAATCTTTGCCCCATTGTTGGTGACATTGGTTCGTAACAAAACTTGTCATGTTTGAGAAACGTCTTCCAATCCCAGGATGAAGACAGGGTTGGGGCTTGAACCTATTCTACAATATACCAGCTATCAATTTCAATTCTTTATTTCTTTTGGTGGCTGCTTAATTTGTTTGGTCAATTCAGTGGTATGATCTGTCAAAGATTATCAGTTGTAGGTTATCTGATTCAGTTGGTTTAGGTTGTGTGAGTTTCATGCTGTCCAAGTTTAGCGCATCAGGTCTATGTTTCTCAAAGTTCACAGGCCTAGGTAATTGGTTTATAGAGGTGATGTTAATGCTTAAAGAGGTTGGAGTTTTTCATTGAAGAATATAGTATAGGTTGTTGGCAGGTTATAATCAGGAGGATCTTCTTTTCTCTTGTGGCCTTTTTTTGAAAGGGACACTTGTTCTGTTTTGGCTTCTttgcttttattttcttctagTTGCTGTCTTTGTGGTATTtggtttatgtttttgtttgtaCAGACTCTTGTGTTGTGTTTCTTGAGTATTCCTTCTGGTCAATTAATTTAGAAGTTTTCGGCTTAACAAGAAAAACAATTACAACCTCTATTACGTATATATAATTATACACCAATACATTCAGTATACTGCTAAACCATCTATATATTTGGTGGTGTATGTTAGAATTTCTCCTAAGTTGAGGAGCGCACAAGACATATTCAATTAAAGAATGAAAGATAAGTCTATGATTCCTTAATTTAGCTGATATACATGAAGATTTACTAAGAACGAGGATAATGAATTTTGTAGAATTGAAAAACAgttgatttattaatatattagcTATTACATCCTGTGGAcgaatttattaatatatattacttTCTTTTCCTGAAGAggaatttattaatatattggTTGTTACATTCTTCTCCTGAGGAGGAATTTAAGAAGCGTGGTTTTTCCCAGGACAAGCTAGCAATGATGCTGCAATCAATTGCTTCTCAGAAATTCCAGCATTGCACATGTTGGCAAAGGCCCTTGTGTACTTCCTTCCATAGCTTGATAAGCCTCCGCAATGCCTCTCATAAGTTTTCATCTgcgtgaaaaaaatataaagcaaACAGTTAGAATTTGCATCGGAGTCCGCTGAAGCTGAAGTTTTCTTTCAAGCCGACCGGTGGTAATGAGGAATTAGATTTGTTAATTATGCTTAGTTACCAGCGTCTTAAAACATTCCCAGTCATCAACAAGAGGCTGCCCTGCCGGACGAACATGAACCATGGTGTTGGAGCTTTTGTCTTCTCCAAACAAGAGATTCCCTATGAGATTGACACTCTTATCCACATGCTTCCTGTGAGCCATTTCAGCATCTAACTCTTTCTGGGCTTGTAACTTCTCATTAGAACCGTCCATAGCCTTTTCCAACTGAAACAACATTAAGAAACAAATTAAATAGTTGATTAAAATATCTTCCCATTAATTGATATAGAATGACCAGGAAATTAAATTTACCTTATGCCTTAGATAAAATAATTTAGCATCTCGTTGGCTAATAAGTCTTGATGGATCACTGGATGGTTGATATGGAATTGCATTATTGTTGGTGGTGAGATTGAAGTTTTGATAAACTTCATCACGGTTTGAACCAAGGTATGTCGCAAGATAATCACTTCTCATCCTCATGTCTCCATATTGCATCACGTGAGAATGCATTTTTGGAGGCTTAATTGTTCTCTTGCGAACCTATATATACAATTTTCATTATATATGTTCAGTCAAGGTTATTATCTATACATACCAGATCGATGAAGTAATTAATTAAGTTTTGACTTACATGTTCATATTGTTTTTCCAGAGTTTCTTTCGTCGAATCATGCTTGTCACTGTTCCACAATCAAGACAATTAATATTAATTGCATgtctctaataaaaaaaattaagataacGATGATTAAATTAAACCATATACAATATAATACAgatggatatatatatatatatatatatatttatatatacctGTCTTCCATCCATGAAACGCTGTAGAGGTCTCCCAAACAAGCGTTATAATCTTCATAGCAGTAACATGCCCAACTATCTTCCTCTGCATTTGCAGCAGTGGTTGCATAGATGTTTATGTCATCTGGAAGAAGTCCTTCAAACATGCTCCCAGATTCACACGCTTCCAAGTATATCACcttcaaatatatataattaatttcatgaaatatcattatttattaaaaatgaaaagtaAAGAAAATAACTTGacattaatttaataaattataacataaatatataaaatacatCTACGTACTCACCATCTTTTTATATGAATTTGCGGCATGTTTCTTCTTCAACGCATCTACAAGCTCGTCGGCTGTAATCATATCATCTAGCATGCCTGCTCAAATAATTATAGAGGGAAAaagtattaaaaaatataaaataaaggtTTATATAATCAAAAGACttaattattttgttcttaACGCGAAATGCAAAATCGCACGGCTATGAGTTTCTTACCTATTATGCCGGTATTGCCGTGGTCCGTGTAGTAAATGAAAACGATGTCGTCTGGACCACTGTCCAAAACCTTCCCACTACCTCCGGTGGTAGCACTTTTGTTGCCACTAAGCACAGCGAAGAAGTTTTTTACACTCACCGCGTCTCCAGTATAATCCtaaacaaattttattttgtcCTTGGTTAGGTTATATCATACATATACATAAAATAGTGCCCATTAGAACCAGCAACCAGCAAAATATGTATGTATATGTGGATAATATACCTTGGGAACCCCTTCATAAACATTTGGACCATTTCGTTTGTTAAATATTTTGCCAGGccatttgttttctttattgTTGGCAATGTCATCATACATGAAAACAATGATGTTTTCATCTGGAAGACCACCTTTCTTCAGAATCTGGTAGGCATGGCAAACATCAGCTTGGTGCCTGTAGTTGCCGTACCCATAAGAACCAGCAACCAGCAAAGCCCATCTCTTTCCCTCTGTTGATGACTGGTGATCACCAGTCACTGCCATACTCATCCAGAGTAATGCTATCACTGGGATCAAGAAGCTGATCCAGCGATtcattttgtgtgtgtgtgtgtgtgtgatttgtgGGAGAAGAGTGAACAATTAGTAGATGAAACAATACTAATACTTAGAGTGATAAATGTTTTCAAGAGCTCTCAGTGTACATAATCGACTCAGCATGCAGTGTATATATAGTAGCTCATAGGACGTGACGTgtgatttttgttttgttttgctaATTAAATTGCTATTGCAATTCTGAACTGAGTGTGGTGAAAGCTAAAGGTTTCCCAAAAAATATACGGCTCCTAGGAACTGAACTCTCTACTTAGGGATTCAAATTAACAACCACTTTTTACCACTGTGACCGATACCATTTGGTACGTGTGAAGTTCTCTTTGCTTAATGGGAGTTATTcatcaatttaattttttttcttagaatTTAGATTTTATACAAATTAGGGGCGGGGTGCCATAAATCTTAAGTAAGGAATTGTgagataatttaattaaatttactaaaaaactattaattcatgttaaaagTGGTCCAGACTTCTAAGAATATTTATTGAGAAACAAATAAATATTTCATATTTCTTAAAATTTCTATATAATTGATTAatgaattaaaatatatatttattttttatcacattTCTAATCTTGAGCAACTATTTTAAGCCTTTGCCTAGCGGTAATCACCCGTTCAGTGGTGTACCGTTCATCACTCGTAACTTGAACATATGGTTCATGATCATGCGAAATAATGTTTGTAATTTAAAAAAACGACAGTAAAATAATTGTCCAAATATTAGCTTTTAATTGCAAATTTGTTATTTTCATCGCTAATTTGGTGGCAGTGTTTGAATTTCTCCTAATTTTTGAATATCATAAAATGCTATTTTCATAGCTAATTTGATAGCAGTGTTAAAATTTATCCTTATTGTTGAATATCATAAAATGTTCTCTCAGGCATGTCATAATAGCTTCCATTTCATCTTAGGGGTGGAAGGAGGTGAggttttgatgatgatgaaggctTTGTCCTAGGGGGAATGACAAGCAAATGAGCTCATAATGAATAAattgataataatttttttttatttgacttCATTAGATTCAAGAATGAGCGgtacaaattaattaatatatataagggtaattTCATCTCAGAGGCACATCCCATCTTAAGTTTCATGTTAATCTCAAAGGCTCATAAAGTCTAATTAGACTTCATGTTGATCAAACAGAAGCCCATAAGATCCAATCATGTTTCATGTTAATTTCAAAGGCTTATTAAGCCAAATGAagcttcatatatatatattttttttttacaaaaacgGTAGAACAAATATAAAACACCTCCAAACTACGAGTAGGGGGCGCGTTAGTGGGCATGCTGAGGAGACTAGCAGAGTATCACTCATAGGTAGGAGCGCTAGAGATCTCCTTGACGAGGGTTGCCCATCAATTGAGATTTTACTGGACGCAAAAGGATTTGACTCTTCGACCTATGCGTAGGTGATGGTTAAACCCAAAACTCGCGGTTAGTTATGCAACCAAACCAAGTTGCAATAATGAAGCTTTGTCATGGATGAGCTCTGAACCTTCCTCTCCTCGCCTCATATGTCTCATAAAttttatcacttgagctatccttcgaTGACACTATGTAATTATGGTTTGATTACACTTAAATTAAACTACAATTAAGTTAGAATTTCTAAAACACGtatcaaaatattattttgcTACTTAAGATAGAGTGGTATTTTACCTAACTTTTATCTTGGGTAATTTAGATAACTtcaatattaatataaaataacTACAGAAATTAAATACGTACGATATAAAACAAATAAAGGTGAATGAAAGCAATGTGTTGATAGTAAGGATCATGCATGCACATAAAATATTCTCATTCTTATTTTGTTCTCTCAGCAGAGATTGTTAAACTCTTTTGATGACTTAAAAGTGTATGAGTTTTGTGAAAAGTTTAATTACAATTATTTGTGATCAAATTCCAGTTGCTAAATATACATGACTTTCAGTATAAGAATGTTACTTTGTTTCTATTGGTTCAAAGGAAAATTATGAGAAAACGTACGTGACTAATTATACAAGACTTAGTTTTACAtaacaatataaaaaatatcTAATTAGCTGTATCTGGTATACGATTTAAAACTTCCTTAATCGTATAAAAAATATCTGACAACTGACAAGTAACAAGTAACAAGCACCGTTAAGCGCATTAATGCATACACTCAATATAAAAATTACGTATATTTTAAACTTGAGCTGGCATTAAGATGTTGGCATGTGTGAATGATGATGGTTTTTCCGACCCATTTAATTTTCATATCATTTTGTAGTCAGTCATAATTCTTCCATATTTGAACAAAAGACaaagtgtttatcatttttAACAAATAATTAAGTGGCTCATTCCAAAAAATTATACTCCTTTCGATCATCCCTTATAATTATAAATTGTCCACACGATTAAAAGTAAAGTtagttaataataataaatttgtagATTATTTTTAATAACTTTCCTAAATTGGCCTTATCAATTCAACAATTCGTCTCTCTACTaataactttttattttcattagaACTCTCACTCTTCATATTAATATTCTAGTAtggcttaaagcttatttgactagcttaataGCTCTTTAAAAATGTTTGGTAAATGAGTTTATTTCAATAACTTAAAGCTTTTTTAAAAAGTTATCTACATAGAATTATAGCTTAAAACTTAAAGCCAAttgaatttattctcatttttatctttatcatTTTAGTAAAATTTTTCCATCAccctttttatatttatataaatgctaaaccctaattatttttattttgaaataattactactcaatttttaatataaaattcaaaaaaaaacattttattaaTTTACACAGATATaagcttattttattttagtctatttaataataataaaaatatgaaattttttttttggtgcacAAGAAAATTAACAATATCCCGAGCCAGGAAGAGCAGAACACGATCCTGAGGTCAAGAAAAGTAACACCACACTGCAAACTGACACTCATTCTTGCAAGGAAGTCCCCGAGACCATTGGCCTCTCGACATATATGGTAAATACACACATCCCAATCGCGTGAGAGAAGAAGATGCAGATCCATAAGGGCAGCAACATACATATGAAATCTGAGCTCATCTTTCAGAAGGGCTTTAACTAACTCCAAACAGTCAGAACCACACTGCACCTTCCTGTACTCCTTTTATTGTTCTGGTGCCTAAATAAATTCCTATTGCAGGTCCCTCATATTTTTTGGTCATTCTCACTCAAGTGACTGAATCCTGTTTCTATAGATGAAATGATGAATTCAGAGTTTGGAAGACATTTTAAGGGTTATACATTAATTACTTTTGATTCTTCAAGGTCACAAGGTAGCTTTTCATATGTACGCAAACTTGTGAGTTGTGATCACCTGTTCAATGTCCTTATGTGCATGAGTTTATCTAGATGTTGATTTAGGAGTAGTAATTATGTGACTTCTCAGTCTATATTATCctgctataattttttttcacagACATGTCTGTTGGGCTCATTGGAAGAAAAATTGTATCTTCAATTCTACTTGAATTGCTCATGAGGAAAGATAATTTATTTAACATTCATGGCTTAATTGTTAAAAACTATTCTCTGAACCAGGACATTAATCAGAATGTGATAATAAAAAGTTAACATTAGTGAAGACTGAAGATTGCCCCATCTTGTGATTTAAACCTTGATTAATTTCGTTGAAATAATTAGTCTTTGCATGCAAGTTTTGACATCTTTTTTCTCTAAATTGGAAATAAAAAGGCTACAACAACTCATTATTGAAATGATATTTTTCCTTCCTATTAAACGTTTTTATCAAGATCCTTCTGCAAGTTGTCCCAAGCTATTTTGGTTTCCTCACTTTTTTCACTTGACAGATAAAAAGTGGTGGCATTTCAGAAACAAGTTAAAGTTTATGCAAAGATTTTTATGGCAGAAAAATATAAGTCTCCTACCTCAATTCTAAGCAACATGAAATGATTCAAGTAGGTTCCCTTATTGCCTAGCTGGTGCCTACCTCTTTTGATTCTATTTCCCAGCTTGTTGCTATTGCACTTTCTTTTCAATACATCAGAAATGCAGAATGCAAATAAAGAAACTCTAAGCTTGAACCATGTCATTAACTTCATAAATTTAAAAGAGAAGCTTCTGGATCAAATTATAAAGACACCAAAATGTAAACTGTCAAGAAAATGAGTTAGAtttagggttaaaaactataaccgtccctgaactttgagcgagttttgaaaaccgtccctcgccggaaaattatctgagaACCATCCTCAGACTTTCAAAAACAATATTAACCCATCCCTCCGGTTACCATAGCTCCGACAACCCCCTTATGTGACATTCCACATCAATTAATGAGATgacgtgtatttttttttaaatttaatttatgtcTCTAATTATCTAACACTAATTTTAATCCCTAATCAGTAAACATAAATCCCTAAATCTATCTACACATAAAACCCCCAAATCTGAGTTAGGGTTCATcgtgttcatcttcttcttcttcgttttcTGGGAAAGCAGAGGAAGAACCAGGGGACGAGCGCGACCAGGAAGACGATGATGGATGTAGGGTGCCATAGGAGGCTGATGCCCACCACGGAGAGGACGATGTTGAAGTAGTTCACGCGGAAGTGGGTGAGGTTGCACTTCACGCGTAGCCTGGCTTCGCCGAGGGAGCACATGCGCGTGAATGAGTAGAGCGCGAAGACTTCCTCCCATGGGCGGCGCGTGGGGAAGACCGGCTTTGAGGAGGGGGTTGTGCGAAGTGGAGGCTGGTGGAGTTGGAGGATGAGGGTGAGGGGAGGGAGCTGTattgcggtggtggtggtggtgctgaagatgaagcagatgatgaagaaggcatCACAACATCACAGAgctggaag
This is a stretch of genomic DNA from Lotus japonicus ecotype B-129 chromosome 1, LjGifu_v1.2. It encodes these proteins:
- the LOC130729618 gene encoding vacuolar-processing enzyme-like; protein product: MNRWISFLIPVIALLWMSMAVTGDHQSSTEGKRWALLVAGSYGYGNYRHQADVCHAYQILKKGGLPDENIIVFMYDDIANNKENKWPGKIFNKRNGPNVYEGVPKDYTGDAVSVKNFFAVLSGNKSATTGGSGKVLDSGPDDIVFIYYTDHGNTGIIGMLDDMITADELVDALKKKHAANSYKKMVIYLEACESGSMFEGLLPDDINIYATTAANAEEDSWACYCYEDYNACLGDLYSVSWMEDSDKHDSTKETLEKQYEHVRKRTIKPPKMHSHVMQYGDMRMRSDYLATYLGSNRDEVYQNFNLTTNNNAIPYQPSSDPSRLISQRDAKLFYLRHKLEKAMDGSNEKLQAQKELDAEMAHRKHVDKSVNLIGNLLFGEDKSSNTMVHVRPAGQPLVDDWECFKTLMKTYERHCGGLSSYGRKYTRAFANMCNAGISEKQLIAASLLACPGKNHAS